A window of Sulfurimonas gotlandica GD1 contains these coding sequences:
- the ileS gene encoding isoleucine--tRNA ligase — protein sequence MDYKETLLLPTTNFAMRGNLINNEPERYASWDKNKIYEKMKANRKGAPSFTLHDGPPYANGNIHIGHALNKVLKDIIIKRNYFDGKSVRFTPGWDCHGLPIEQQVEKKLGGKQKKELLEVSKVRELCRAHAAKFVDIQKSEFKQLGILADWENPYVTMDYKFEANIYRTLCGVAKKGLLIERSKPVYWSWAERTALAEAEVEYEDKESHSIYVAFELSDEAKAKADLVGKASLVIWTTTPWTLPSNTGISLHPEEKYVLTTDGYIVAKALFESLLALGVVKGEIAKEVDSKSLEGQVATNPLNGRTSKIVLGDHVLMDSGTGGVHTAPGHGEDDYRVGLKYDLEVIMPVDETGCFDETVVREKLLPNPEEFVGQLIFKTNDRILELLGDSLLYQSKFTHSYPHCWRSHTPLIFRATRQWFISVDEKPEGEDKTLRNIALSEVEKTLFFPKSGKNRLNSMVANRPDWCISRQRDWGVPIAFFRVKETGEVLFDEKVLNFTAMIFEMQGSDAWYSMPIEQLLYPGSGYKADELEKVTDILDVWFDSGSTWNSVLKSRNYDAGEYQADLYVEGSDQHRGWFQSSLFLSCAVEHKAPYKAVLTHGFTVDEKGEKMSKSKGNVIAPEKVLKEYGSEILRLWVASSDYQGDLKISDGILKQTSENYRKLRNTFRIMLANINDLETISAYENMGELDKWILNVAKNVFKEVHKSFTEYNYVNGMSLLNNFIVNELSGMYIDMTKDSLYCNAKTDPRRMASQSAMAIITKSLLLLMAPILTYTADEIVENAPAIIKGDAESIFDMTYAEIQAGESTFDALYMTKAREGFGTIVDALKKEKIIKSTLEVVISTDSNIALAIDSTDAEDWFVVSCVSDEASGDVLGTFKVEDDIFTISKATAHKCPRCWKYQAASEDTTCKRCEEVVSA from the coding sequence ATTTTGCCATGAGAGGCAATCTGATAAACAATGAACCTGAGCGTTATGCTTCATGGGATAAGAACAAAATCTACGAAAAAATGAAAGCAAACCGTAAGGGTGCGCCAAGTTTTACTCTTCATGATGGCCCTCCTTATGCAAATGGAAATATCCATATCGGTCACGCACTTAATAAGGTTTTAAAAGATATTATAATTAAACGTAACTACTTCGATGGCAAGTCTGTTCGTTTTACTCCGGGTTGGGATTGTCATGGTCTTCCAATCGAGCAACAAGTTGAGAAAAAACTTGGTGGAAAGCAGAAGAAAGAGCTTTTAGAAGTTTCAAAAGTAAGAGAGCTTTGTCGTGCACATGCAGCGAAGTTTGTTGATATACAAAAGAGTGAGTTTAAACAGTTAGGTATTTTAGCAGACTGGGAAAATCCTTATGTAACTATGGACTATAAATTTGAAGCAAACATCTACCGTACACTTTGTGGTGTTGCAAAAAAAGGTCTTCTGATTGAACGTAGTAAACCTGTTTACTGGTCATGGGCAGAGAGAACTGCACTGGCTGAAGCTGAAGTTGAGTATGAAGACAAAGAGTCTCACTCTATCTACGTAGCGTTTGAATTAAGTGATGAAGCAAAAGCCAAAGCTGATTTAGTCGGAAAAGCTTCTTTAGTGATCTGGACTACTACTCCTTGGACACTTCCATCAAACACAGGTATCTCTCTTCACCCAGAAGAAAAGTATGTTCTTACTACAGATGGCTACATAGTAGCCAAGGCTCTTTTTGAGTCTTTACTAGCACTTGGTGTTGTAAAAGGCGAGATAGCTAAAGAAGTAGATTCTAAATCTCTTGAAGGCCAAGTTGCAACTAACCCATTAAACGGCAGAACTTCTAAAATTGTTTTAGGCGACCACGTACTTATGGATAGTGGTACCGGTGGTGTACATACAGCTCCTGGTCACGGTGAAGACGATTACCGTGTTGGATTAAAGTATGACTTGGAAGTTATTATGCCAGTTGATGAGACTGGATGTTTTGATGAGACAGTAGTTCGTGAAAAACTACTTCCTAATCCAGAAGAATTTGTAGGTCAACTTATCTTTAAAACAAACGATAGAATTTTAGAACTTTTAGGTGATTCTCTTCTTTATCAGTCAAAATTTACTCACTCTTATCCACACTGCTGGAGAAGTCACACTCCACTAATCTTCCGTGCTACTAGACAATGGTTTATCTCTGTAGATGAGAAGCCAGAAGGTGAAGACAAGACTCTAAGAAACATAGCTTTAAGCGAAGTAGAAAAGACTCTTTTCTTCCCTAAATCAGGTAAAAACCGTCTAAACTCTATGGTAGCAAATCGTCCTGATTGGTGTATATCTCGTCAACGTGATTGGGGTGTTCCTATTGCTTTCTTTAGAGTAAAAGAGACAGGGGAAGTTCTTTTTGATGAAAAAGTTCTAAACTTTACAGCTATGATATTTGAGATGCAAGGAAGTGATGCTTGGTATTCAATGCCAATAGAGCAACTTCTTTACCCAGGTTCTGGCTATAAAGCAGATGAGTTGGAAAAAGTTACTGACATTTTAGATGTTTGGTTTGACAGTGGTTCAACTTGGAACTCAGTTTTAAAGTCTCGCAACTATGATGCTGGAGAATATCAAGCCGACCTATATGTAGAGGGTTCAGACCAGCATCGTGGTTGGTTCCAATCATCTCTATTTTTATCATGTGCTGTTGAGCACAAAGCTCCATATAAAGCAGTTCTTACTCACGGTTTCACAGTAGATGAAAAAGGTGAGAAGATGTCAAAGTCTAAAGGCAATGTTATTGCTCCTGAGAAAGTTTTAAAAGAGTACGGAAGTGAAATCCTTCGTCTTTGGGTAGCTTCAAGTGACTATCAAGGTGACTTAAAAATCTCTGATGGTATTTTAAAACAGACATCTGAGAACTACCGTAAACTAAGAAACACTTTTAGAATCATGCTTGCAAATATTAACGATCTTGAGACAATTAGCGCTTATGAAAATATGGGCGAATTAGACAAGTGGATTTTAAATGTTGCTAAAAATGTATTTAAAGAAGTTCATAAATCATTTACTGAGTACAACTACGTCAACGGTATGAGTCTACTTAATAACTTCATCGTTAATGAGTTAAGCGGTATGTACATAGATATGACAAAAGACTCTCTTTACTGTAATGCAAAAACTGACCCAAGAAGAATGGCATCTCAGAGTGCTATGGCTATCATCACTAAAAGCTTACTTCTTCTAATGGCTCCGATATTAACTTACACAGCAGATGAGATTGTAGAAAATGCTCCTGCTATCATCAAAGGTGATGCAGAATCTATTTTTGACATGACTTATGCAGAAATTCAAGCTGGTGAATCAACTTTTGATGCACTCTACATGACTAAAGCTCGTGAAGGTTTTGGAACAATCGTAGATGCACTTAAAAAAGAGAAAATCATCAAAAGTACTTTAGAGGTAGTTATCTCAACTGACTCTAATATAGCACTTGCTATTGATAGTACAGATGCTGAAGACTGGTTTGTTGTCTCTTGTGTATCAGACGAAGCATCTGGTGATGTTCTTGGAACTTTCAAAGTTGAAGATGACATATTCACTATTTCAAAAGCAACTGCTCACAAATGTCCTAGATGTTGGAAATACCAAGCAGCTAGTGAAGATACAACTTGTAAAAGATGTGAAGAAGTTGTAAGTGCCTAA
- the gatA gene encoding Asp-tRNA(Asn)/Glu-tRNA(Gln) amidotransferase subunit GatA encodes MITLKEALKLNKDELNKFKEELKAKIEARPELNAYIDVNNIGEGVPIAIKDNIQVNGWSVTSGSNILQGYIAPYNATVIEKMVDAGLSPFGRTNMDEFAMGSTTESSFYGKTQNPHNSEYVPGGSSGGSAAAVGAGLAIAALGSDTGGSIRQPAAFCGIVGMKPTYGRVSRYGLGAYASSLDQIGPMTQNVEDAAILYDIISGHDAKDSTSADMNDKVSDKLDANRKMTIAVLPKHIENASEDVKKAYQVAIDVLKAAGHTIVERELMDAKFDISAYYITATAEAATNLARYDGIRYGNRVTGTNLEDTFIKTRSNGFGDEVKRRILLGNFVLSSGYYEAYYVKAQKTRHMIKDQYNKIFEDVDLILSPIAPGIAPKFGELKNPMDMYLSDLYSISVNLAGLPALALPISKSDAGMPVGLQLIAKPYDEQTLFDGSLSLEKQINYNS; translated from the coding sequence GTGATTACATTAAAAGAAGCCCTTAAATTAAATAAAGATGAACTAAACAAATTTAAAGAAGAACTAAAAGCTAAAATAGAAGCAAGACCTGAACTAAACGCTTACATTGATGTAAATAATATTGGAGAAGGTGTTCCTATTGCTATCAAAGACAACATCCAAGTAAATGGTTGGTCTGTGACTTCAGGCTCAAATATTCTTCAAGGTTACATCGCTCCATATAATGCAACTGTAATAGAGAAAATGGTCGATGCAGGTCTTAGTCCATTTGGTAGAACAAACATGGATGAGTTTGCTATGGGTTCAACTACTGAATCAAGTTTTTACGGTAAGACTCAAAACCCTCACAACTCGGAGTATGTTCCAGGTGGTAGTTCTGGTGGTTCTGCTGCTGCTGTTGGTGCTGGTTTAGCTATCGCTGCACTTGGCTCAGATACTGGTGGATCTATCCGTCAACCTGCTGCTTTTTGTGGTATTGTAGGAATGAAGCCTACTTACGGAAGAGTAAGTCGTTACGGTTTAGGTGCATATGCATCTTCACTTGACCAAATAGGACCGATGACTCAAAACGTTGAAGATGCTGCAATTCTGTATGACATCATCAGCGGTCACGATGCTAAAGACTCAACAAGCGCAGATATGAATGACAAAGTTTCAGACAAACTAGATGCAAACAGAAAAATGACTATCGCTGTTCTTCCAAAGCATATTGAAAATGCAAGTGAAGATGTGAAAAAAGCTTACCAAGTTGCTATAGATGTACTTAAAGCTGCAGGTCATACAATAGTAGAGCGTGAGCTAATGGATGCTAAGTTTGATATCTCTGCTTACTACATCACTGCAACTGCTGAAGCTGCTACAAACCTTGCACGTTATGACGGTATTCGTTATGGTAACCGCGTAACTGGAACTAACCTTGAAGATACGTTCATCAAGACTAGAAGCAACGGTTTTGGAGATGAAGTAAAACGTCGTATTCTACTTGGTAACTTTGTACTTTCAAGTGGTTACTATGAAGCTTACTATGTGAAAGCACAAAAAACTAGACACATGATCAAAGACCAATATAATAAAATCTTTGAAGATGTTGATCTTATCCTTTCACCTATTGCACCGGGTATTGCACCAAAATTTGGTGAGCTTAAAAACCCGATGGACATGTACCTAAGTGACCTTTACTCTATCAGTGTAAATCTAGCTGGACTACCTGCCCTAGCACTCCCTATCTCAAAGTCAGATGCAGGAATGCCAGTAGGACTTCAACTTATCGCTAAACCTTACGATGAGCAAACTCTTTTTGACGGTTCTCTTTCTTTAGAGAAACAAATCAACTACAACTCTTAA
- a CDS encoding EAL domain-containing protein: MKHTKIGSIIVSQSIASISPDKTIEDALNHMQSNAVSSIVIVDANNQPIGIFTEHDALKAIANSLQKSTLLSEVIAGNLFMIKEDIYMHDAYIMMQNKGYRHIIVTNENDEFVGVVSEGDFLRHIGYIDVGALKAVEDIMNEAPLMIDSNALIVDVAKMMSERHADTAIVMKNLKAHGVVRERDVTRYYAHKDFSLDSTVKKIIQKDLHFVVKSIPLQKAAQMMEEHGIHQLVVADSQEKIIGIINRHEVLKTIHGAYFETLLKTIREKNEDLDESRKREEELQKKETAMNEAQSIARVGSWSIDLKTNTLSWSNECYNIFGIEHGTQMNYELFVEMIHKDDKENALLAWDEALKGAKFEIEHRVIVGSETKWVREKAKFVIDEDGTIVSGIGTVQDITERKQYENKLERLANFDTLTGFANRTFLFSYLQKVVHRCKRNNKIAALLVLDMDHFKDINDSYGHDIGDELLALIAKRLSTRIRGGDFIARLDGDKFAIILEDINNSDDAAMFAKEIMEEVEKPFYLSNTSEVHICSTAGIVIAPENAETAEELIQFADTALYKGKKDKRGGISYYSDELTELAKKHIELATRLRRAIEHSEFELYYQPQVHIKSKRIVGAEALIRWNDPIHGLISPNDFIPLAEETGLIGAIGEWVIRDACRQGKLWIDKGYNLSISVNVSANQLRHQNITRLIDSTLKETGFTADKLVIELTESAVMQREEEAVAMLHAIRAKGIRLAIDDFGTGYSSYSYLKRFPIDILKIDKSFIDEVPFENDDMAIVKAIIAMGSALGYKILAEGTEHIEQIDFLEEHGCQYYQGYYKSKPLKTSEFEKLLL; encoded by the coding sequence ATGAAACATACAAAAATTGGCTCCATTATCGTATCTCAATCTATAGCAAGTATAAGCCCAGATAAAACTATTGAAGACGCACTAAATCATATGCAAAGCAATGCAGTTAGCTCAATTGTTATTGTAGATGCTAATAATCAACCTATAGGTATTTTTACTGAGCATGACGCATTAAAAGCAATTGCAAACTCTTTACAAAAATCTACTCTTTTATCAGAAGTGATTGCTGGTAATTTATTTATGATTAAAGAAGATATATATATGCATGATGCTTATATCATGATGCAAAATAAGGGCTATAGGCATATCATTGTTACAAATGAAAATGATGAGTTTGTAGGTGTTGTAAGTGAAGGTGATTTTTTAAGACATATCGGATACATAGATGTCGGTGCATTAAAAGCAGTTGAAGATATCATGAATGAAGCACCATTGATGATAGACTCAAATGCTCTTATTGTTGATGTGGCAAAGATGATGAGTGAACGTCATGCTGATACGGCAATCGTTATGAAAAACCTTAAAGCTCATGGGGTTGTTCGTGAAAGAGATGTAACACGTTATTATGCTCATAAAGATTTCTCTTTAGATTCAACTGTAAAAAAGATCATACAAAAAGATTTACACTTCGTTGTAAAATCAATTCCTCTGCAAAAAGCAGCACAAATGATGGAAGAGCATGGAATCCATCAACTGGTAGTTGCAGACTCTCAGGAAAAGATTATAGGAATCATTAATCGTCATGAAGTACTCAAAACAATTCATGGGGCATACTTTGAGACACTGCTTAAAACGATACGAGAAAAAAATGAAGATTTAGATGAATCAAGAAAGCGTGAAGAAGAGCTTCAAAAGAAAGAGACTGCTATGAATGAAGCTCAGTCAATTGCTCGTGTGGGTAGTTGGAGTATTGATTTAAAGACAAATACTCTTTCATGGTCAAATGAGTGTTATAACATCTTTGGTATTGAACATGGTACGCAGATGAACTACGAACTATTTGTTGAAATGATTCACAAAGATGATAAAGAAAATGCATTATTAGCATGGGATGAAGCACTAAAAGGTGCTAAATTTGAAATTGAACATCGCGTTATTGTTGGAAGTGAAACTAAATGGGTTCGTGAAAAAGCGAAATTTGTGATTGATGAAGATGGAACAATTGTCTCAGGCATAGGTACAGTTCAAGATATTACTGAGCGTAAGCAGTATGAAAACAAACTTGAAAGACTTGCTAATTTTGACACTTTAACGGGCTTTGCAAATCGTACATTTTTGTTCTCATATCTTCAAAAAGTAGTACATAGATGCAAGCGAAATAATAAAATAGCAGCTTTATTGGTTTTAGATATGGACCACTTCAAAGATATAAATGACAGTTATGGACATGATATTGGAGATGAACTGCTTGCTCTTATTGCTAAACGATTATCTACTCGTATACGTGGTGGAGACTTTATTGCAAGACTTGACGGTGATAAGTTTGCAATAATTTTAGAAGATATTAATAATAGTGACGATGCTGCTATGTTTGCTAAGGAGATAATGGAAGAAGTAGAAAAACCATTTTATCTATCCAACACTTCCGAAGTTCATATTTGTTCAACAGCAGGTATAGTAATAGCCCCTGAAAATGCTGAGACAGCTGAAGAACTTATACAGTTTGCAGATACTGCACTCTACAAAGGGAAAAAAGATAAACGTGGTGGTATAAGTTACTACTCCGATGAATTAACAGAGTTGGCTAAAAAACATATAGAGTTGGCAACCAGATTAAGACGAGCAATAGAACACAGTGAGTTTGAATTATATTATCAACCACAGGTTCATATCAAGAGTAAAAGAATTGTTGGTGCGGAAGCACTTATCAGATGGAATGATCCTATCCATGGTTTGATTTCTCCAAATGATTTTATTCCTTTGGCTGAAGAAACAGGTCTTATTGGAGCTATTGGAGAGTGGGTTATTAGAGATGCCTGTCGCCAAGGAAAGTTGTGGATAGATAAAGGTTACAATCTAAGCATATCTGTAAATGTCTCGGCAAATCAACTAAGACACCAAAATATTACTAGGTTGATTGACAGTACTTTAAAAGAGACAGGTTTTACAGCTGATAAGTTAGTTATAGAGTTGACAGAGAGTGCAGTAATGCAACGGGAGGAAGAAGCAGTAGCTATGCTTCACGCTATTCGTGCAAAGGGTATCAGGTTAGCTATTGATGATTTTGGTACTGGATATTCATCTTACAGTTATCTGAAACGTTTCCCTATTGATATTTTAAAGATTGATAAATCATTTATAGATGAAGTACCGTTTGAAAATGATGATATGGCAATTGTTAAAGCAATCATCGCAATGGGAAGTGCGCTTGGTTATAAGATATTGGCTGAAGGTACTGAGCATATTGAACAGATTGATTTCTTAGAAGAGCATGGTTGCCAATACTATCAAGGATATTATAAAAGCAAGCCTCTTAAAACTTCGGAGTTTGAAAAGCTTTTATTGTAA
- a CDS encoding ADP-ribosylglycohydrolase family protein, giving the protein MNKQISNSIMASLVADAYALGAHWIYEEAHLKSLPIDWETLNKAQSMWHKGKAKGDFTHYGDQTLYLLEYMSQNKEFDKNDYYPFWSEKMSNYAGYVDGATRSALVKIGSESNELSICGHIAPLLIDADTKEIFLSRCKEFAEITHNSKLAVSSTLFFAELLWDSKENKDIKKNIELLKSKYPKLLTWIDAGVKSKDADTFSTIREFGPACGIDGGFAGVIHLLSLEDDFKTVMQKNAKAGGDSSARGMVVAMILATQDDFELPDEWMNAINTIEDIKNYLSLV; this is encoded by the coding sequence ATGAACAAACAAATATCCAACTCTATAATGGCTTCACTAGTGGCAGATGCTTATGCACTTGGTGCTCATTGGATTTATGAAGAAGCACACCTTAAAAGTCTACCAATAGACTGGGAAACACTCAACAAAGCTCAGTCAATGTGGCATAAAGGCAAAGCAAAAGGTGACTTCACTCACTATGGAGATCAGACACTTTATCTTTTAGAGTATATGTCTCAAAACAAAGAGTTTGATAAAAATGACTATTATCCATTTTGGAGTGAGAAGATGTCTAATTATGCCGGTTACGTAGATGGTGCTACACGCAGCGCTTTAGTTAAGATCGGTTCAGAGTCAAATGAACTTAGCATCTGTGGACATATCGCTCCTCTGCTTATAGATGCAGATACAAAAGAAATATTTCTATCTCGCTGTAAAGAATTTGCCGAGATAACACACAACTCTAAACTAGCCGTAAGCTCCACTCTATTTTTTGCAGAGCTTTTGTGGGACTCAAAAGAGAATAAAGATATTAAAAAAAACATAGAGCTGCTAAAAAGTAAGTATCCAAAATTACTTACTTGGATAGATGCAGGAGTAAAAAGTAAAGATGCTGATACATTCAGTACTATTAGAGAGTTTGGTCCTGCGTGTGGAATTGACGGCGGTTTTGCTGGAGTTATTCATCTTTTATCATTAGAAGATGATTTTAAAACTGTTATGCAAAAAAATGCAAAAGCAGGTGGAGACTCTTCTGCAAGAGGTATGGTTGTCGCTATGATTTTAGCAACACAAGATGACTTTGAACTTCCAGATGAATGGATGAACGCTATCAACACAATAGAAGATATAAAAAATTATCTATCCTTGGTATAA
- a CDS encoding response regulator transcription factor, with product MNPLSLKVLKNLNVLYIEDDPLVAKQTIGLLEHYFCNVLHSDNAEDALKIFNTEHVHILITDIELPGISGLELCEEIRKFNYHIPIFITSIHNDKEMLMKAIKLNLVNYLVKPVSTTSITKTLIESLEHLNREGEFLVRLNNSVDYHPLSNELVVEGKTISLSLSEVKLLDLLIINKNKVVYKSTIEHALNPDETISDSAFRNILYRMRKKIGKDSIISVSRVGLKLLLK from the coding sequence ATGAATCCACTAAGTTTGAAAGTTCTAAAAAATCTAAATGTTCTGTATATAGAAGATGACCCTCTAGTCGCTAAACAAACTATTGGTTTGTTGGAGCATTATTTTTGCAATGTACTTCACAGTGATAATGCTGAAGATGCGTTAAAAATATTTAACACAGAGCATGTGCATATATTAATAACAGATATTGAACTGCCTGGGATTAGTGGTTTAGAACTCTGTGAAGAGATTAGAAAATTTAACTATCATATTCCTATCTTTATAACTTCAATTCACAATGACAAAGAGATGCTAATGAAGGCCATAAAGCTAAACTTGGTCAATTATCTCGTTAAACCGGTAAGCACTACAAGTATTACTAAAACGCTTATTGAGAGCCTTGAACATTTAAATAGAGAGGGAGAGTTTTTAGTAAGACTCAATAATAGTGTTGATTATCATCCTCTTTCTAATGAACTTGTAGTTGAGGGAAAGACAATCTCTCTTAGTTTAAGTGAAGTAAAACTTCTTGATCTGCTAATCATTAACAAAAATAAAGTTGTGTATAAAAGCACTATTGAGCATGCGCTAAACCCAGATGAGACAATATCTGACTCAGCATTTAGAAACATACTTTATAGAATGCGTAAAAAAATCGGAAAAGACTCAATAATCTCCGTATCACGTGTTGGTCTTAAGTTGTTGCTAAAATAA
- a CDS encoding ATP-binding protein yields MAQIPLHLTQEEQVWIKEHKTVRVAAGSHSAPIEFRDENGKYHGISIDYLKHIEASTGITFEIVSKSSWDKDLELLRDKKISMISSTRNTQEGEEVALFSKPYLSMPINIFARNDSSYISNLNKLNGKRVAVEKGYSLAKLLKRDYPKIIQVSVSSNKQALKMIIDGDVDAYIGNVSTVTYNILKLHITNVNIVGETPYTWKRSMAVRKDLPLLNSIIQKALDLIELPEKDVMHNRWMTVHYEHEIDYIILFYYLGFVLLILFFAILWNISLKSRVAKRIHELEQHDEYYHSLFNNSIYAIAITGADFKFTHVNKEFCDLLGYDEKELINTFGILDVTYIEDLNYSKSMIDKLIRGASTKYKIKKRYLTKSAKVVDAVSFIHAIYDDNNTYIGATISILDISDKKHAQEEVLKHKSRLVELVAQRTQELSKANKLLAKAKESAELANKSKNIFISNMSHEIRTPMNAILGFSRLLSHTKLNNQQKTYLSRAKKATKSLLSLLEDTLDLSKIEAGKLTIENIPFQPKVIVTEITELLELNAKEKGLLIEYEIDEHLPKYLLGDPNRIKQVLINLINNAIKFTQDGSIYVSVFVNSKNIHNCCVEFVVSDTGIGIKKENLADIFEHFTQVDNSTTKKEDGTGLGLAISKELVKRMGGQIDVQSEYREGSTFSFELTLDISKAKSTSEISENNNNPHFKDIKTLLVEDNEDNLIIAIELLKFIGIEVDTARNGEIALEMIRKNNYDLVLMDIQMPIMDGLTATRILRKEGFIDLPIIAVSAYASAKEHHRSIGAGLNAHINKPFKLKEIQDIIFEYFPDKVIDATPVNQIELNWIPQLQQIDSLEFTDDLYSYWLNKESFLIALEKFLNNISKDREEIHNNYNENKLTKVLQLLHTLKGHLNLFGAKKLFNITQELELAIQSGDETMILRKFSEFDSVIDELK; encoded by the coding sequence TTGGCCCAAATACCACTTCATCTAACTCAAGAGGAACAAGTCTGGATAAAAGAACATAAAACTGTTCGTGTCGCAGCAGGTTCTCATTCGGCACCGATAGAGTTCCGTGATGAAAATGGCAAATATCATGGAATCTCTATTGATTACCTAAAACATATAGAAGCTTCAACCGGTATCACTTTTGAGATTGTAAGTAAATCATCATGGGACAAAGATTTAGAACTACTCCGCGATAAAAAAATATCAATGATTTCTTCAACTAGAAATACACAAGAAGGAGAAGAAGTTGCCCTCTTCTCAAAACCATATCTATCTATGCCAATCAATATTTTTGCACGTAATGACAGCTCATATATATCTAACTTAAATAAGCTCAATGGAAAACGTGTTGCTGTTGAAAAGGGTTATTCTCTAGCAAAGTTGTTAAAACGTGATTATCCAAAAATCATACAAGTTAGTGTTTCATCAAACAAACAGGCACTTAAAATGATTATAGATGGTGATGTAGATGCTTATATAGGAAATGTATCTACAGTTACTTATAATATATTGAAGCTCCATATTACCAATGTAAATATCGTAGGTGAAACTCCCTACACTTGGAAAAGATCTATGGCAGTGCGTAAAGACTTGCCTTTGCTAAATAGCATCATACAAAAAGCCTTAGATTTAATAGAACTTCCTGAAAAAGACGTAATGCACAATCGCTGGATGACAGTCCACTATGAACATGAAATAGACTATATAATTCTTTTTTACTATTTAGGTTTTGTACTTTTAATTCTATTTTTTGCTATTTTGTGGAATATCAGCCTAAAGAGTAGAGTTGCCAAGCGCATACATGAGTTAGAGCAACATGATGAGTACTATCACTCTCTTTTTAATAACTCAATTTATGCGATTGCTATAACTGGAGCAGATTTTAAATTTACACATGTCAATAAAGAATTTTGTGACTTGCTAGGCTATGATGAGAAAGAATTAATAAACACTTTTGGTATTTTAGATGTGACATATATCGAAGATTTAAACTACTCCAAGAGTATGATTGACAAATTAATAAGAGGTGCTTCAACCAAGTATAAGATAAAGAAAAGATACCTGACAAAATCAGCTAAAGTAGTAGATGCGGTAAGTTTTATCCACGCTATTTATGATGATAACAACACTTATATTGGTGCTACTATCTCTATCTTAGATATTAGTGACAAAAAACATGCCCAAGAAGAAGTCCTAAAACATAAAAGCCGTCTTGTTGAGTTAGTTGCTCAACGTACACAAGAACTTTCAAAAGCAAATAAACTCCTTGCAAAAGCTAAAGAATCAGCTGAATTAGCCAATAAATCTAAAAATATATTTATCTCCAATATGAGCCACGAAATAAGAACTCCAATGAATGCTATATTAGGTTTTTCAAGGCTACTGTCACATACAAAGTTGAACAATCAACAAAAAACATATCTCTCAAGAGCTAAAAAAGCCACAAAATCATTACTATCACTTCTAGAAGACACACTTGATCTCTCAAAAATAGAAGCCGGAAAATTAACAATTGAAAACATTCCATTTCAACCAAAAGTTATTGTAACAGAGATAACAGAACTTCTCGAACTAAACGCAAAAGAAAAAGGTCTTTTAATTGAGTATGAGATTGATGAACACCTTCCTAAGTATCTCTTAGGAGATCCAAATCGTATTAAACAGGTTCTTATAAATCTCATAAATAATGCTATAAAATTTACTCAAGACGGTTCTATCTATGTGAGTGTATTTGTTAACTCAAAGAACATACATAACTGTTGTGTAGAGTTTGTTGTATCAGATACAGGCATCGGTATAAAAAAAGAAAATCTAGCTGATATATTCGAACATTTTACTCAAGTTGATAATAGTACGACAAAAAAAGAAGATGGAACGGGCTTGGGACTTGCCATATCCAAAGAACTTGTGAAGAGGATGGGTGGACAAATAGATGTACAAAGTGAATATAGAGAAGGCAGCACTTTCTCATTTGAGTTAACACTTGATATCTCCAAAGCAAAGTCTACTTCTGAAATTTCAGAGAATAACAATAACCCGCACTTCAAAGATATAAAAACGCTCTTAGTAGAAGATAATGAAGATAACCTTATTATTGCAATTGAACTATTAAAATTCATAGGAATAGAAGTCGATACAGCTAGGAATGGAGAGATTGCACTTGAGATGATTAGAAAAAATAATTATGATCTTGTTCTTATGGATATACAGATGCCAATAATGGATGGGCTAACAGCTACTCGTATACTCCGAAAAGAAGGCTTTATCGACCTGCCTATCATAGCAGTTAGTGCTTATGCTTCTGCCAAAGAGCATCATCGCAGCATTGGGGCAGGACTAAATGCACATATAAATAAGCCTTTTAAACTAAAAGAAATTCAAGATATAATATTTGAGTATTTTCCAGATAAAGTAATAGATGCTACCCCAGTAAACCAAATAGAGCTTAATTGGATTCCTCAACTGCAACAGATTGATTCTCTGGAATTTACAGATGATCTCTACTCTTACTGGTTAAACAAAGAAAGCTTTTTAATAGCATTAGAAAAATTTTTAAATAATATTTCA